GAGCTGCCGGCCATCGTCGCCCTGCCCGACGAGGAGATGCTGCGCGCCGAGAATGTCCTGGAACTGCTGCGCCAACTCGAGGCCGGACCCTTGCGCCTGATCGCCCGCCAGGCGCGCGAGGTCTACGAGCAGCGCCGCGACCCCTTCGCCCTGGAGGCCGCCATCGATCAGCGCTATTACACCCGGCTCGCGCGCGGCCTCCTGCAGTTCCACGACGCCGACCTGCACCCCCTGCAACAGTTGATCGGCGCCGACCTGGACCGGGTGGCCCTGCTGTGGCTGCTGCGCTTTCGCTTTTCCTACCAGCTCTCACCCTCCGAGACCTTCTACCAACTCGTGCCGTCCATGCGCCTGCTGCACCGCGAGCGGCTCCTGGCACTGGTCAACATCGAGACCTTCGCCGGGGTGCTGGCGGCCCTGCCGCCGCCGCTCGACACCCTGGCGGCCGACTGCACCACGGTCATGGACGTGCAGCGGCGCATGAGCCGCTACCGGGCGCACGCGGCGCGGCGGCTCCTGCACCAGAGCCAGTCGGGGGTGGCGCGCGCCCTGGCCTACCTGATGCTGCGCGAGATGGACCTCTTTTTCCTGTTCGCCCTGGTCCAGGGACGGCTCCTGAACCTCTCCGCGGAGGTGGTGGACATCGCCCTGGAGGTCGCCGAACCGACCTGTAGCACGCGTTAGGTCTACTGTCCCCGCCATTCCCCCGGTGTCGTTCCCCCTGGCCGCTGCTATTCTTAGCAGCGAGTCAGACCGACCCAGCGCCCCCCGGCCCGGAGCCAGCACCATGAACCCAGTGCCCCGTTTCGACCCCGCCGACCCCTATCCCGACAGCGACGGAGCCCCGATGGCGGAGAATACGCTGCAATTCGACTGGATCGTCAAGATCAAGGAGAACCTGGAAATCCTCTTCGCCGACCGGCCGGATGTCTTCGTCGCCGGTGACCTCTTCTGGTATCCGGTCCAGGACCGGCGCCTCGCCAACCCCATGGCCCCGGACGCCATGGTGGTCTTCGGCCGACCCAAGGGACCGCGCGGGTCCTACAAACAGTGGGAGGAGGACGGCATCGCCCCCCAAGTGGTCTTCGAGGTCCAGTCGCCGTCGAACGGGCCCAAGGAACTCAGGGACAAGCTGGAGTTCTACGACACCCACGGCGCCGCCGAGTATTACCTCTACGACCCCGAGCGAAACCGTCTGGAGGTCTGGCTGCGCCAGGACGGGCGGCTCGCCCCCGTGGCCTACGTCAACGGCTGGACCAGCCCCCGGCTCGGCATCCGCTTTGCCCTGCGCGCCGAGACCCTGGAGATCTTCGACCCCGCCGGCCGGCCCTTCCTGAGCCCGGTCGAACTGGCCCGCCGCGCCCGGCAGGCCGAGAAGCAGGCGCGAGAGGCCGAAGAGCAGGCGCGGGAGGCCGCTGCGCGCGCCGCGCAGGAACGCGCACTCGCCGCGCAGGAACACGCCCGCGCCGAGCAGGAACGCGCCCGCGCCGAGCAGGCGGATGCCCGTGCCGAGCAGGAACGCATCTGCGCCGAGCAGGAACGCGCCCTCGCCGGGCAGGAGCGCGCCCGCGCCGAGCGGCTTGCCGAGCGCCTGCGCGCCCTTGGCATCGACCCCGACGCCGTGGGCTGACGGCCGCCTTGCCCGCGCCGGTACCCTCTAGAGCCTCGACCGGCGGGCGCGGCGTGCAATGGCAGGGGAGGCTGCACCCGCTGTGCCGCCTTCAGAGGGTCGGCGACCGCTGCAAGCGGCGCCGAGATAGCCGAACAGCCCGGCCGCGATCAGCCAGATGCCGGCGGGCGCGGGCACGCCGCGGACGTCGTCGATCAGCAGCGCGGATGAGTTGACGTAGTCGTTGAGGTCGAGCACGCCGACGGCGAGGCGGTGCAGACCGCTGCTGGTGAAGGGGTCCGAGACGAAGGTCTTGAACCCGGTCTCGCCGCCGAATGGGCTGCCGCTCGCGATCAGGGTGGCACTCAGGCTGTCGGCGAGCAGCCGCACGATGCCATCCACGGCGACGA
The DNA window shown above is from Candidatus Thiodictyon syntrophicum and carries:
- a CDS encoding V0D/AC39 family V-type ATPase subunit; translated protein: MSTAADQAYLNTRVSVMATRLFDPDSIGQLSQLQLPELAKRFGLAALLDEQQSAQVRGRAIEQSLIQVLLAELQVLVRPMSAPARAIVVAWGRKYALFNLKTLIRGKLYDLDQQTIRDSLFELPAIVALPDEEMLRAENVLELLRQLEAGPLRLIARQAREVYEQRRDPFALEAAIDQRYYTRLARGLLQFHDADLHPLQQLIGADLDRVALLWLLRFRFSYQLSPSETFYQLVPSMRLLHRERLLALVNIETFAGVLAALPPPLDTLAADCTTVMDVQRRMSRYRAHAARRLLHQSQSGVARALAYLMLREMDLFFLFALVQGRLLNLSAEVVDIALEVAEPTCSTR
- a CDS encoding Uma2 family endonuclease; this translates as MNPVPRFDPADPYPDSDGAPMAENTLQFDWIVKIKENLEILFADRPDVFVAGDLFWYPVQDRRLANPMAPDAMVVFGRPKGPRGSYKQWEEDGIAPQVVFEVQSPSNGPKELRDKLEFYDTHGAAEYYLYDPERNRLEVWLRQDGRLAPVAYVNGWTSPRLGIRFALRAETLEIFDPAGRPFLSPVELARRARQAEKQAREAEEQAREAAARAAQERALAAQEHARAEQERARAEQADARAEQERICAEQERALAGQERARAERLAERLRALGIDPDAVG